A single genomic interval of Takifugu flavidus isolate HTHZ2018 chromosome 19, ASM371156v2, whole genome shotgun sequence harbors:
- the rmdn3 gene encoding regulator of microtubule dynamics protein 3 has protein sequence MNTWLGRNGLIGLAVGASAAFGFIAYIIYREKKSRKMQKMLLQPPAAPQAFDLTDGATLLRDTHDAQVMEAHRQALAAVEAVLQGLSPDQQLELRNQLDQVLNCVASLRAEVAELRGGLQDIAQQMIPDVNQRVRRRRHVVHRERTDSTSSSSIYFTASQSAFEDTSEGGYTTAYAESDYTDRDSEKEEGDQEPEQESDEDEKSCATVVTLRQEDSQEEEDEDSEIVEEVVVEDGRGLDLTELPPNGELALLLAQSDILHTGDATLKAEGYHLLLANQTEYGDSREFLWRFARAYSDMYICTENKQEKKMYALQGLEEAELALKKTNLNAECHKWFALLAGLTSQNESMHSKLKSSYILKEHLEHFLTLRDDDPMCFYLLGRWCYEVANLDWLEKKTAAAIYQKPPTSTLNDALENFLKAEELSPGFSKMVRLCIAKCHNELGNLSEARNWTDLALKMTTNSSDLRTNFDFQFSNTIFAEEASKLEAQLRVLTDNSVPAVGVL, from the exons ATGAATACGTGGCTCGGAAGAAACGGCCTGATCGGACTTGCTGTCGGAGCTTCGGCTGCTTTCGGTTTCATCGCCTATATTATatacagagagaagaaaagcagaaaaatgcagaAGATGCTACTGCAACCTCCAGCGGCTCCACAAGCCTTTGACCTGACGGACGGAGCGACCCTGCTGCGGGACACGCATGATGCACAAG TTATGGAGGCCCACCGTCAGGCACTTGCAGCAGTAGAGGCCGTCCTGCAGGGTCTTTCCCCGgaccagcagctggagctcaggAACCAGCTGGACCAGGTGCTGAATTGCGTGGCCTCTCTCCGCGCCGAGGTGGCTGAGCTGCGGGGCGGCCTGCAGGACATCGCCCAACAGATGATCCCCGATGTAAA CCAGCGGGTCAGGCGACGGCGCCATGTGGTGCACAGGGAACGTACAGACTCCACCAGCTCGAGTTCTATATATTTCACTGCCAGCCAGAGTGCATTTGAGGATACGAGTGAGGGGGG GTACACGACAGCGTACGCTGAGTCAGACTACACAGACCGCGACTCCGAAAAAGAGGAAGGTGATCAAGAGCCTGAGCAGGAGTCCGACGAAGACGAGAAGAGCTGTGCCACTGTTGTAACACTGCGCCAGGAAGATTcccaggaagaagaggacgaggacagcgaAATAGtggaagaggtggtggtggaagaCGGGAGGGGCCTGGATCTGACCGAACTGCCCCCTAACGGAGAGCTGGCTCTCCTCCTGGCTCAGAGCGACATCCTCCACACTGGAGACGCTACTTTAAAGGCAGAAGGTTACCACCTCCTGCTGGCCAACCAGACAGAG TATGGAGACAGCAGAGAGTTTCTATGGAGATTTGCCCGGGCTTACAGCGACATGTATATATGTACTGAGAACAAGCAGGAGAAAAAGATGTATGCACTACAAG gtctggaggaggccgaGTTGGCTCTGAAGAAGACCAACCTGAATGCAGAGTGTCACAAATG GTTCGCTCTGCTGGCTGGTTTGACCTCCCAGAATGAGAGCATGCACAGCAAACTGAAGAGCAGCTACATACTGAAG GAGCATCTGGAGCATTTTCTAACCCTCAGAGATGACGACCCCATGTGTTTCTACCTGCTGGGCAGATGGTGCTACGAG gtaGCCAATCTGGACTGGTTGGAAAAGAAGACAGCTGCTGCCATCTACCAGAAGCCACCCACTTCAACTCTAAACGATGCCCTGGAGAACTTTCTGAAG GCAGAGGAACTGAGTCCGGGTTTCTCCAAGATGGTGCGTCTGTGCATCGCTAAG TGTCACAATGAGCTGGGAAATCTCTCTGAGGCAAGAAACTGGACCGATCTGGCTTTAAAGATGACCACAAACTCCAGTGATCTGCGAACAAACTTCGACTTTCAGTTCAGTAACACCATCTTT GCTGAAGAAGCATCTAAACTTGAGGCCCAACTTCGTGTCTTAACTGACAACAGCGTTCCAGCAGTTGGAGTCCTTTAG